One Serpentinicella alkaliphila DNA segment encodes these proteins:
- a CDS encoding TRAP transporter small permease, with amino-acid sequence MKKIIDGTEKLVSRVLIALLCTFVSIVIVQVVARYIFKSPLTWTEQTARYMFIWMIMLGIPVTFRKNMNAAFDLVTSRMDKKIVDFINIFNTLLITFFAGYYFFSSMHLVFRSTKTIAQGINIPINYVYTAQPICAVLLILYCLEKLVDDIKIVSAKRVVRKGGV; translated from the coding sequence ATGAAAAAAATAATTGATGGAACGGAAAAGTTAGTATCTAGGGTGCTTATAGCTTTGCTATGTACATTCGTCTCTATTGTTATTGTACAAGTTGTGGCGAGATATATCTTTAAATCACCATTAACTTGGACTGAACAAACGGCTAGGTATATGTTTATATGGATGATTATGTTGGGCATTCCTGTTACTTTTAGAAAAAATATGAATGCGGCATTTGATTTGGTTACAAGTCGCATGGACAAAAAAATTGTAGATTTTATCAATATATTTAACACACTATTAATAACGTTTTTTGCAGGATACTATTTTTTTAGTAGCATGCATCTGGTGTTTAGATCGACAAAAACAATAGCCCAAGGAATTAATATACCTATTAACTATGTTTATACTGCGCAACCTATTTGTGCAGTGCTATTAATTCTATATTGTCTTGAGAAGTTAGTAGACGATATTAAAATAGTTAGTGCTAAGAGAGTTGTTAGAAAAGGGGGAGTCTAA
- a CDS encoding aldose epimerase family protein: MIYHLENQHIIAKINARGCELSYLFDKNGNRNYLYEGKSEGWSRQSPILFPVIGRLHNDSIIVEGEAYGMPVHGFAKDCFFKKVEESDSHVKMLLSHSSETLEVFPYKFDFFVTHSIENSTLRVLYKIVNKDDKTIYASVGGHPGFKLEQNTKLEDYSIVFNRRIDVITRRRYRDLLSLTKEIIELDVNRYKLKPDDFRNGPIIIEDLVSSAMLINEEINFKVILNFDGFEVLGLWTRESMVDDAEFICIEPWCGIDDLEGSLPCEFGDKPRIKRIEVGKALDLSYSITIG, translated from the coding sequence ATGATTTATCATCTAGAAAATCAACATATTATCGCTAAAATAAATGCAAGAGGTTGTGAACTCTCCTATTTGTTTGATAAGAATGGGAATAGGAATTATTTGTACGAGGGGAAATCTGAGGGATGGAGTCGCCAATCTCCAATACTTTTTCCTGTGATTGGAAGGCTACACAATGATAGTATAATTGTTGAAGGTGAAGCTTACGGTATGCCTGTGCATGGTTTTGCTAAGGATTGTTTTTTTAAAAAAGTTGAAGAATCTGACTCGCACGTAAAGATGTTGTTGAGTCATAGTTCTGAAACCTTGGAAGTCTTTCCTTATAAGTTTGATTTTTTTGTTACTCATAGTATCGAAAATTCAACATTGCGTGTCTTGTATAAAATAGTTAATAAAGATGATAAAACGATATATGCAAGTGTTGGTGGGCATCCTGGTTTTAAGCTTGAACAGAACACGAAACTAGAGGATTATTCAATTGTTTTTAATAGAAGAATAGATGTTATTACACGTAGGAGGTATAGGGACTTACTTTCTTTGACAAAAGAGATAATTGAACTAGATGTGAATAGATACAAATTAAAACCTGATGATTTTAGAAATGGCCCAATAATCATTGAAGACTTAGTTAGCAGTGCTATGCTTATTAATGAAGAAATTAACTTCAAAGTGATCCTAAATTTTGATGGATTTGAAGTTTTGGGATTATGGACCAGAGAGAGTATGGTTGATGATGCTGAATTTATCTGTATAGAGCCGTGGTGTGGAATAGATGATTTAGAGGGTTCGTTGCCTTGTGAGTTCGGAGATAAACCTAGAATTAAAAGAATAGAAGTTGGAAAGGCTTTGGATTTGAGTTACAGTATAACGATAGGTTAG
- a CDS encoding sugar kinase produces MSRVICFGEIMGRLCPPGFKKVVQTNLFELTFAGGEANVAVSLANYGIDSSFVTKVPDNDMGKSVIRVLKSYGVDTSNVLVGGERLGMYYVEKGASQRPSKVIYDRKYSSISMAESGEFKWNSILDGVEWFHVTGITPALSDNCIEITLEALKICKEKGIKVSCDLNYRKNLWSEKKAKQVMTSLMEYVDVCIANEEDAEKVFGIKSNDTDVVGGKINKDGYILVAKEIEERFGCKTIAITLRESYSASVNGWSAMIYTGGNAYFSKKYDIQLVDRVGGGDSFVGGLLYGLLEIDNPQEVVEFAVAASCLKHTIEGDFNQVSIKDVKALMAGDGSGRVQR; encoded by the coding sequence ATGAGTAGAGTTATATGTTTTGGAGAAATAATGGGGAGGCTCTGTCCCCCTGGATTTAAAAAGGTAGTTCAAACAAACTTGTTTGAATTGACTTTTGCGGGAGGAGAGGCTAATGTTGCGGTGTCTTTGGCTAACTATGGGATTGATTCGAGTTTTGTAACGAAGGTTCCGGATAATGATATGGGCAAATCGGTTATAAGGGTGTTGAAAAGCTATGGGGTAGATACAAGTAATGTATTGGTTGGTGGAGAAAGGCTTGGTATGTATTATGTTGAAAAAGGTGCCTCTCAAAGGCCTTCTAAAGTAATATATGATCGTAAATATTCTTCTATATCCATGGCAGAATCCGGTGAGTTTAAATGGAATAGTATTCTTGATGGGGTAGAGTGGTTTCATGTTACTGGTATTACACCTGCTTTGTCGGATAATTGCATAGAAATTACGTTAGAAGCACTGAAAATTTGTAAAGAAAAGGGGATTAAAGTAAGTTGTGATCTTAATTACAGAAAAAATTTATGGTCCGAGAAAAAGGCGAAGCAAGTTATGACCAGTCTTATGGAATATGTGGATGTATGTATTGCTAATGAGGAGGATGCGGAGAAGGTTTTTGGAATTAAATCCAACGACACTGATGTTGTTGGTGGAAAAATAAACAAAGACGGCTATATTCTTGTAGCAAAGGAGATAGAAGAGCGGTTTGGTTGTAAAACGATTGCTATAACTCTTAGAGAAAGCTACTCGGCTAGTGTGAATGGTTGGTCTGCGATGATTTATACTGGGGGTAATGCATACTTCTCGAAGAAGTATGATATTCAACTAGTTGATCGAGTTGGTGGTGGGGATTCTTTTGTTGGTGGGTTGTTGTATGGGTTATTAGAAATAGATAATCCTCAAGAAGTAGTTGAGTTTGCAGTTGCAGCATCTTGCTTAAAACACACAATTGAAGGTGATTTTAATCAGGTAAGTATTAAGGATGTTAAAGCTTTGATGGCGGGTGACGGTTCTGGAAGAGTTCAGAGGTAG
- a CDS encoding bifunctional 4-hydroxy-2-oxoglutarate aldolase/2-dehydro-3-deoxy-phosphogluconate aldolase: MEDTIKCIKENKIIAIVRGIGSDKIIMTAEALYAGGIKLIEVTFDQSSATGNQDTFEAIKNLSLCLGDKICVGAGTVMTVEQVELAVKAGAKYIISPNFDADVVVKTVGLGVVSIPGVLTPTEITNAYNVGASFVKIFPVDAFGPQYIKSIRSPVSHIPMLAVGGIDLDNLRLYMDTGIVGVGVGSSLVNKKLISEGRFHELTELAKRFCDRLE, from the coding sequence ATGGAAGATACAATAAAATGTATAAAAGAAAACAAAATAATTGCAATAGTTAGAGGTATAGGGTCTGACAAAATTATTATGACTGCAGAAGCGCTATATGCTGGAGGTATAAAACTTATTGAAGTTACATTTGATCAATCAAGTGCTACGGGGAACCAAGATACTTTTGAGGCTATTAAAAACTTATCTCTTTGTTTGGGGGATAAGATTTGTGTGGGGGCAGGAACTGTTATGACGGTTGAACAAGTGGAATTAGCTGTAAAGGCTGGTGCGAAATATATAATCTCTCCGAATTTTGATGCAGATGTAGTGGTAAAGACTGTTGGGTTGGGTGTGGTATCTATACCTGGAGTTTTGACCCCAACTGAAATAACGAATGCTTATAATGTAGGTGCCTCCTTTGTAAAGATATTTCCTGTAGATGCTTTTGGACCACAATATATTAAATCTATAAGATCCCCTGTTAGTCATATACCTATGCTAGCTGTAGGTGGTATAGATTTAGATAATCTGAGATTATATATGGATACTGGTATAGTTGGTGTTGGAGTTGGATCAAGTCTAGTGAATAAGAAGTTGATAAGTGAAGGTAGGTTTCATGAGTTAACGGAGTTGGCAAAGAGATTTTGTGATCGCCTTGAGTAG
- a CDS encoding dihydrodipicolinate synthase family protein has translation MVELKGICPIVATPFTDKGNVDYDSMRNLVRVLIEGGCGALTLFGIAGEYYKVTEGEGNQQIKILVDECKKANVPSIISVTSHATEVAVERAKFLEEQGADTLMLLPPFYLKPGAKPIYEHIKAVGEAVNIPIMVQYAPEETGVTITPDVFIELSNTVPNIEYFKIENKPNGKYVSTMLKETNGKAKIFIGNAGYQFIEAFDRGAIGAMPGCSMYDVYIKVYNLYLEGKRIEAIKIHTKLIEILNHIRQNVEMIISFEKKILKKRGIIESDYCRKPTFDSDDYYQKLFEYYFNEIKEYFEY, from the coding sequence ATGGTTGAACTAAAAGGAATATGTCCGATAGTAGCGACGCCGTTTACGGACAAAGGGAATGTAGATTATGACAGTATGAGAAATTTAGTTAGAGTTTTAATAGAGGGAGGATGTGGCGCATTAACACTTTTTGGTATTGCTGGTGAATACTACAAGGTAACTGAAGGTGAGGGAAACCAACAAATTAAAATTTTAGTTGATGAGTGTAAAAAAGCAAATGTACCATCCATAATATCGGTCACATCTCATGCTACTGAGGTTGCGGTAGAGAGAGCTAAGTTCCTTGAGGAGCAAGGGGCGGATACACTTATGCTTTTGCCGCCTTTCTACTTAAAGCCAGGGGCTAAACCAATATATGAGCATATAAAGGCTGTAGGAGAGGCGGTTAACATACCTATAATGGTTCAATATGCGCCGGAAGAAACGGGTGTAACTATTACGCCGGATGTTTTTATTGAGCTAAGTAATACAGTTCCTAATATAGAGTATTTTAAAATAGAAAACAAACCAAATGGAAAATATGTTAGTACGATGCTAAAAGAGACTAATGGAAAGGCTAAAATATTTATTGGAAATGCAGGGTACCAATTTATAGAGGCTTTTGATAGGGGTGCTATTGGTGCGATGCCAGGCTGTTCTATGTATGATGTATATATTAAAGTCTATAACCTTTATTTAGAAGGTAAAAGGATTGAAGCTATTAAGATTCATACAAAGCTTATTGAGATACTTAATCATATTAGGCAAAATGTTGAAATGATAATAAGTTTTGAGAAAAAGATATTGAAAAAACGAGGAATTATAGAGAGTGATTATTGTAGAAAGCCGACTTTCGATAGTGATGATTATTATCAAAAACTATTTGAATATTACTTCAATGAAATCAAAGAGTATTTTGAGTATTAA
- a CDS encoding mandelate racemase/muconate lactonizing enzyme family protein — translation MKDKITRVETYKVRIPRDTPYLGELNKDEYVNANGYFVRGANKSIYSIYDQSLLVKITTESGKVGWGECVAFVGPEVTEAIVKTIIEPQILGRSPIDVVAIYEDLYNAMRVRGYFGGFYLDAISAVDIALWDLKGKILKKQVCELLGASETQKVKAYISGLPVPTTSERAEMAKFWQDKGFDAVKLPIVLNVNEPEVEVKSLRDAMGKEAKILVDMHWRYTSLEAINLIERMNQYDLYLAEAPVKPEDVEGQAHVVRSVKTNVGIGEELRTIHEYIPRFVNRCMNVIQPEMGRIGITAFVDICRTSMGFNQLVMPHASIGIGIFQAASLHASVTLSNCVYHEYQHSIFDKNLKYLTGNMSCSEGYFYLSQEVGLGVEPRNEFLQKYTY, via the coding sequence GTGAAGGATAAGATTACACGAGTCGAAACGTATAAAGTTAGGATACCTAGAGATACGCCTTATTTAGGTGAGTTAAATAAGGATGAGTATGTAAATGCCAATGGGTACTTTGTTCGTGGGGCAAATAAAAGTATATATAGTATTTATGATCAATCCCTTTTGGTTAAAATTACCACGGAAAGTGGTAAGGTTGGCTGGGGTGAATGTGTCGCTTTTGTGGGCCCTGAAGTAACTGAGGCAATTGTTAAAACAATTATTGAACCTCAAATACTAGGAAGAAGCCCGATTGATGTAGTTGCTATATATGAGGATTTGTATAACGCAATGAGGGTTAGGGGTTATTTTGGAGGCTTTTATTTAGATGCAATTAGTGCTGTTGATATTGCTTTGTGGGATTTGAAGGGCAAAATACTAAAAAAACAGGTGTGTGAGCTTTTAGGGGCCTCGGAAACGCAGAAAGTAAAGGCTTATATATCTGGACTTCCGGTTCCAACAACTAGTGAGAGAGCTGAAATGGCAAAGTTTTGGCAGGATAAAGGGTTCGACGCTGTAAAACTTCCCATTGTACTTAATGTTAATGAGCCAGAGGTTGAGGTTAAGTCCTTGAGAGATGCTATGGGGAAGGAAGCTAAAATACTTGTAGATATGCACTGGAGATATACATCTTTAGAGGCGATTAACTTAATTGAAAGAATGAATCAATATGATTTATATCTTGCTGAAGCCCCTGTGAAACCAGAAGATGTAGAAGGGCAAGCCCATGTGGTTAGGAGTGTTAAGACTAATGTTGGTATAGGTGAGGAGTTGAGAACTATTCACGAGTATATACCTAGATTTGTTAATAGATGTATGAATGTAATACAACCTGAAATGGGGAGGATTGGCATAACAGCATTTGTAGATATTTGCAGAACTTCTATGGGTTTTAATCAATTGGTTATGCCACATGCGAGTATTGGGATTGGGATTTTTCAAGCTGCAAGCTTGCATGCTTCGGTTACTTTATCTAATTGTGTGTATCACGAATATCAACATTCTATATTTGATAAAAATCTTAAGTATTTAACGGGTAACATGAGTTGTAGTGAAGGGTATTTTTATTTGTCGCAAGAAGTGGGTTTGGGAGTTGAACCAAGGAATGAGTTTTTACAAAAATATACTTATTAA
- a CDS encoding MBL fold metallo-hydrolase: MKILRIGQAGLVVESDLGTKIMIDPYLSNSLFVKKGDAFRRLVPVNMNFYSYDIDILFISHTHEDHMNFDTLDEMLLERKTITVICPTSVYEKLKPKYYNHNFILFNPGVEISLGDVLCKAIYAEHEDVDAVGICMTLEDRTVYITGDTLYTSKIFDFINEKIDVLITCINGAGNNMNCVDAARLTNRLKPIIAIPYHYDMFEKYGEDPCNYSMLVGEDTKVLILDNYKIFEFNKGWKSEG, encoded by the coding sequence TTGAAAATTTTGAGGATAGGTCAAGCGGGATTGGTTGTTGAAAGCGACTTAGGAACTAAGATTATGATAGATCCGTATTTATCAAATTCTCTGTTTGTTAAAAAAGGAGATGCTTTTAGAAGGTTGGTTCCTGTTAATATGAATTTTTATAGTTATGACATTGATATATTGTTCATATCACATACTCATGAAGATCATATGAATTTTGATACTTTAGATGAAATGTTGTTAGAGAGAAAAACAATAACTGTGATTTGTCCAACTAGTGTGTATGAAAAATTAAAACCTAAGTATTATAACCATAACTTTATACTTTTTAATCCTGGAGTAGAGATCTCTTTAGGTGATGTTTTGTGTAAAGCTATATATGCAGAGCATGAAGATGTTGATGCTGTAGGTATATGCATGACGCTGGAAGACAGAACTGTCTATATCACGGGGGATACTCTTTATACAAGCAAGATATTTGATTTTATAAACGAGAAGATAGATGTTTTAATAACGTGTATTAATGGAGCTGGGAACAACATGAATTGCGTAGATGCAGCAAGGTTAACGAATAGATTAAAACCTATTATCGCAATACCTTACCACTATGATATGTTCGAAAAGTATGGAGAAGACCCTTGCAATTATTCGATGTTGGTAGGTGAGGATACAAAGGTTTTGATATTGGATAATTATAAAATCTTTGAATTTAATAAGGGGTGGAAGAGTGAAGGATAA
- a CDS encoding SDR family NAD(P)-dependent oxidoreductase: MQKTALVTGSSSGIGRGIALKLAEDGYDLGINCESSVEKAEEVAGLVREKGRKAIVIRANIGNLVEQGKMFDVFFETYGKIDVLVNNAGITRTSKLIDTTEEMMDKLFRTNFKSHYFATQRAAKNMICNNIKGCIVNITSHHQQSIFPETSVYGSLKAALSKFTKHSALELAPYGIRVNAVAPGLIQVHNNQLSNRENFVISKTPLQRCGQVEEVAEVVSFLVSDKASFITGIDMLVDGGKVLPSGIDNIYSKRVLPGK; encoded by the coding sequence ATGCAAAAAACTGCATTGGTTACTGGATCTTCTAGTGGTATAGGGAGGGGGATTGCTTTAAAGTTAGCTGAGGATGGGTATGACTTGGGAATAAATTGTGAAAGTAGCGTTGAGAAGGCTGAAGAGGTTGCTGGGTTGGTTAGGGAGAAGGGTAGAAAGGCTATTGTCATTCGAGCTAATATAGGAAACTTGGTAGAACAAGGTAAAATGTTTGATGTTTTTTTTGAAACCTATGGAAAAATTGATGTTTTAGTAAATAATGCAGGGATCACAAGAACGAGCAAGCTTATTGATACAACGGAGGAAATGATGGATAAGTTGTTTCGAACAAACTTTAAAAGCCACTATTTTGCAACGCAGCGTGCTGCTAAAAACATGATTTGTAATAATATTAAGGGGTGTATTGTTAATATAACATCTCATCATCAACAATCAATATTTCCTGAAACTAGCGTTTATGGGTCTTTAAAGGCTGCGCTTTCAAAATTTACAAAGCACTCAGCCCTTGAACTTGCGCCGTATGGAATTAGGGTAAATGCTGTTGCTCCGGGGCTTATTCAAGTACATAATAACCAATTATCAAATAGAGAGAATTTTGTTATTTCAAAAACCCCTTTGCAACGCTGTGGTCAAGTTGAAGAAGTGGCTGAAGTAGTATCTTTTCTTGTTTCTGATAAAGCGTCTTTTATAACGGGCATAGATATGCTTGTTGATGGAGGGAAGGTCTTGCCTAGTGGCATTGATAATATTTACTCGAAGCGAGTTTTACCGGGTAAATAA
- a CDS encoding LacI family DNA-binding transcriptional regulator has product MVNIRDIAKIAGVSPSTVSRVLNKNSNVKDETRDHVLSVLESLDYVPKQKPQEIVKKRIGIIVPKFTAHDFEQHPTIYSIVTYFIDALSHLNYENSIVILDETIDSVSLQQYDGLLITGTGLQEEDLLISILQSKKIPSVFINRLISNKNISSVNIDDEHATYIATKHLIDLGHERIALINGNEQFRNSKLRLKGYKQALSNHNITLKPEYIRHGIFDEHSGYVLCKELLTLEDRPTAMTITSDTIALGAQRALKEANLSLPKDMAMVGFGDISIASQLQPSLTTIQIPTKDIGEEAASILAHLISKPILRCVQILADTRLIIRESCGFRSQ; this is encoded by the coding sequence ATGGTAAATATAAGAGATATAGCAAAAATTGCAGGGGTATCACCAAGTACAGTATCCCGCGTACTAAATAAAAACTCAAATGTTAAGGACGAAACTAGGGATCATGTTTTATCTGTTTTAGAGAGCTTGGATTATGTTCCAAAACAAAAACCACAGGAGATAGTTAAGAAACGTATTGGAATTATCGTTCCAAAGTTTACTGCACATGACTTTGAACAACATCCAACAATCTACTCAATTGTCACCTATTTTATAGATGCACTATCTCACTTAAACTATGAAAATTCAATTGTAATATTGGATGAAACTATAGATAGTGTTTCTTTGCAACAATATGACGGTCTATTAATAACTGGTACAGGTCTACAAGAAGAAGATTTACTTATTTCCATACTTCAATCTAAAAAAATTCCTTCTGTATTTATTAACCGACTAATTTCTAACAAAAATATTAGTTCTGTGAACATAGACGATGAGCACGCAACATATATCGCCACCAAACACTTAATAGATTTAGGTCATGAAAGAATAGCTTTAATTAATGGTAACGAGCAATTTAGAAATTCTAAACTGAGACTGAAAGGATACAAACAAGCTTTAAGTAACCATAATATCACTTTAAAACCTGAATATATTAGGCACGGTATATTCGATGAGCATTCAGGTTATGTATTGTGTAAAGAATTACTAACTTTGGAGGATAGGCCAACTGCAATGACTATAACGTCTGATACCATAGCTTTAGGAGCCCAGAGAGCTTTAAAAGAAGCTAATTTATCACTACCAAAAGACATGGCTATGGTAGGCTTTGGAGACATTTCGATTGCATCCCAACTACAACCTAGTCTTACAACTATTCAAATACCAACAAAAGATATTGGCGAGGAAGCAGCTTCAATTTTAGCTCATCTAATTAGCAAACCTATATTAAGATGTGTTCAGATATTAGCCGATACTAGACTTATCATCAGAGAGTCTTGTGGATTCAGAAGCCAATAA
- a CDS encoding ABC transporter permease subunit produces MDQNVKVVEVKTKRQITVDYMYRFIVPVVFVVLCGIGYNLSGLQSTFVLNEVIIRLARNSFLVISLIIPVIAGMGLNFGIVLGAMAGQIALIFVTDNSFGGLGGVLIAFLVSTPLAIIFGYLVGQVLNRAKGKEMITSMILGYFANGVYQLVFLMLAGTIIPFKTEKLILSTGMGVRNSIDLIAVRQSLDNIWKIRPMQGLAIPMVTIIVIGFLCLALTFFLRTKLGQEMRTVGQNMHIAEVSGINVDKTRIIAIIISTVLAAWGQIIFLQNIGTLNTYGSHEQVGLFAVASLLIGGASVTKATYGQALLGTFLFHMLFIISPMAGQNLMGDSQIGEFFRVFVAYGVIGLALLLHAWQRKGKK; encoded by the coding sequence ATGGATCAGAATGTGAAAGTAGTTGAAGTAAAAACAAAAAGGCAAATAACAGTAGACTATATGTACCGTTTTATTGTACCTGTTGTTTTTGTAGTACTTTGTGGAATCGGTTATAACCTATCCGGGTTGCAATCTACTTTTGTCTTAAATGAAGTAATTATAAGACTTGCTAGGAACTCCTTCCTAGTAATATCATTGATTATTCCTGTTATAGCTGGAATGGGACTTAATTTTGGAATTGTATTAGGTGCTATGGCTGGTCAGATTGCATTAATTTTTGTTACTGATAATTCCTTCGGTGGATTAGGGGGTGTACTCATAGCCTTTCTTGTATCTACTCCTTTAGCTATAATATTTGGCTATTTAGTTGGACAGGTTTTAAATAGAGCCAAAGGCAAAGAAATGATTACAAGTATGATATTAGGTTATTTTGCTAATGGGGTGTACCAATTGGTGTTTTTAATGCTTGCTGGTACTATTATTCCATTTAAAACTGAGAAATTAATTTTGTCCACGGGTATGGGTGTTAGAAATAGTATAGATTTAATAGCTGTTAGACAGTCTTTGGATAATATCTGGAAAATTAGACCAATGCAAGGATTAGCTATACCTATGGTGACTATAATAGTCATAGGTTTCCTGTGCTTAGCACTAACTTTCTTCTTAAGAACTAAATTAGGCCAAGAAATGAGGACTGTAGGTCAAAACATGCATATAGCAGAAGTATCGGGTATTAATGTTGATAAAACAAGAATTATCGCGATTATTATTTCTACAGTGCTAGCTGCATGGGGGCAAATAATTTTCCTACAAAATATTGGTACTTTAAATACTTATGGAAGTCATGAACAAGTAGGACTTTTTGCTGTAGCGTCCCTATTAATAGGTGGAGCTTCGGTTACAAAGGCTACATATGGTCAGGCTTTATTGGGAACCTTCCTTTTCCATATGCTATTTATTATATCCCCGATGGCTGGACAAAACCTGATGGGAGACAGTCAAATTGGAGAATTCTTTAGAGTATTTGTTGCGTATGGAGTTATAGGTTTGGCCCTGTTACTACATGCTTGGCAAAGAAAAGGAAAAAAATAA
- a CDS encoding ABC transporter permease subunit has translation MDGFKNFIEKVGYPRLIIGGFLLVLCISAAMLSIPIPGLISDILIRIGMNGILVLAMVPAIQAGVGLNFALPLGVVCGLIGALISIEYKLAGFTGLFVAFAVAIPIAAIVGYFYGQMLNKMKGQEMTVGTYVGFSVVSGMCIFWLLAPFKSPELIWAVGGSGLRVTVSLESSIDKVLNRFLSFRFAGIQVPTGLLLFFALCCLIVWLFNKSKNGVIMNAAGSNERFASATGINVNRQRILGVILSTILGAVGIIVFSQSFGFLQLYNAPLFSAMPAVAAVLIGGASIRKVKISHVVIGTFLFQALLVVALPVLNTLADGSMSEVIRAIVQNGIILYALTRKTGGDLA, from the coding sequence ATGGATGGCTTTAAAAATTTCATAGAAAAAGTAGGATATCCTAGACTTATTATTGGTGGCTTTTTACTAGTTCTCTGTATATCCGCAGCTATGTTGTCAATCCCTATTCCAGGACTTATAAGTGATATACTTATACGTATAGGTATGAATGGGATATTGGTTTTAGCTATGGTACCTGCTATTCAAGCTGGTGTAGGTTTAAATTTTGCCCTGCCTTTAGGGGTTGTATGTGGCCTTATTGGAGCATTAATAAGTATAGAATATAAATTAGCCGGTTTTACAGGCCTTTTCGTTGCGTTTGCAGTGGCTATACCCATAGCTGCGATTGTTGGGTATTTCTATGGTCAGATGCTTAATAAAATGAAGGGGCAGGAAATGACTGTGGGTACTTATGTTGGCTTTTCAGTTGTATCAGGTATGTGTATTTTTTGGCTGTTAGCACCCTTTAAAAGTCCAGAGTTAATTTGGGCTGTTGGTGGTAGTGGTCTGAGAGTTACTGTTTCCCTTGAGTCCTCTATAGATAAAGTTTTAAATAGATTTTTAAGCTTTAGATTTGCGGGTATTCAGGTGCCAACTGGGTTGCTATTGTTTTTTGCCCTATGTTGTCTTATAGTATGGCTCTTTAATAAAAGTAAAAATGGTGTTATTATGAACGCAGCTGGATCAAATGAAAGATTTGCAAGTGCTACCGGAATCAATGTAAACAGACAGAGAATTCTAGGTGTCATCTTATCAACGATACTAGGTGCAGTTGGGATCATTGTTTTCAGTCAATCTTTTGGGTTTTTGCAGCTATATAACGCACCGCTTTTTTCTGCAATGCCTGCTGTTGCAGCTGTTTTAATTGGTGGAGCATCTATTAGAAAAGTTAAAATTAGTCATGTTGTTATTGGAACCTTTTTATTCCAAGCTTTATTGGTTGTGGCTCTTCCTGTACTCAATACATTAGCCGATGGAAGTATGTCGGAGGTTATTCGAGCTATAGTTCAGAATGGGATTATTCTTTATGCCTTGACAAGAAAAACAGGAGGTGACCTAGCGTAA